The Drechmeria coniospora strain ARSEF 6962 chromosome 02, whole genome shotgun sequence genome has a segment encoding these proteins:
- a CDS encoding kexin-like protease → MSAQLPAGCPSPKLGRSIMQVQVRGMRRAACDVVGSRYLGPGASSAGDLPLAGTRAHPRPRPSPPGVVGREVRLRSRGHDTTPNLAASSYLVVVSDVGNLPHPRPRSPRRSDVRPLDALVLGTLPSPPVHSGAFVLPTAEPTERQQLRPPRVPDSSLTGTVWTPRSVPLADADTHRGVEGEPELGRAGSPPSPPDVVPEARCVSFARRNPSSTDAVPSPRRTMRIASLVGLAALAGPSHAVLVPRDYANNDYYVIHIEKRASVAPIADHLNMVYERQLGDLPHHYVFRAPKSEHDIVQRELLERRRRKRDRPVDLHLDAILLSARQEPRMRLKKHVVAPRHEEPLRPRARGPPAPAALAEQLSVMKALDIADPIFKEQWHLFNTIELGHDVNVTGLWLEGVTGKGATVAIVDDGVDMYSDDLKENYFAKGSWDFNDSGPEPKPRLSDDRHGTRCAGEVAAVRNDVCGVGVAYDAKFAGIRILSKPISDADEAEAMIYGYQENQIYSCSWGPRDDGRSMEAPGVLIRRAMLRGIQEGRGGLGSIYVFASGNGAASDDNCNFDGYTNSIYSITVGAVDRAGQHPYYSELCSAQLVVTYSSGSGDSIHTTDVGKNRCAVGHGGTSAAAPLAAGIFALVMEVRNDLTWRDVQYLAMETAVTVSDGKADWQTTAIGKQFSHVFGYGKIDSYALVQKAKTWKNVKPQAWYFSPWLHVKQGIPEGDNGLLVHFEVSQEMLTQANLARVEHVTVTMNVNHTRRGDLSVDLISPANITSHIATARKDDGFVGGYDNWTFMSVAHWGETGVGSWTLVIRDTKDNAHKGTFVDWHLKLWGESIDPQKATKLPMPQENDDSTHDQVVSTVSATAATTSVPARPDATSVFSKPSDHPERPTRPGAQPPTTPDVPPSPTMEAGEETTTTSASTWVDKFPAFGATKRFWIGGAAIAIAVFCVGLGVYLFVARRRRIRNDLRNTYEFELIDEERRDGRKGGEKGVAGRGRRTRGGELYDAFAMGSDDEFDQYRDRSSERLAGVADAEHYSVGEASDDDDDDDDDDDDDEKGEETRPLAGENR, encoded by the exons ATGTCGGCACAGCTGCCTGCTGGGTGCCCAAGCCCCAAACTCGGACGGAGCatcatgcaagtacaggtacgcgGGATGCGGCGTGCCGCctgcgacgtcgtcggtAGCCGCTACCTTGGACCGGGTGCTTCGAGCGCGGGCGACCTGCCTCTGGCTGGCACGCGCGCCCACCCACGCCCGCGTCCGTCGCCTCCAGGGG tcgtcggccgagaggtTCGCCTGAGGAGTCGAGGCCACGACACCACACccaacctcgccgcctcgtcgtacCTAGTCGTCGTCAGCGACGTCGGCAACCTGC CCCATCCGCGCCCTCGATCCCCGAGACGCAGCGACGTGCGGCCATtggacgccctcgtcctcggtacCCTGCCGTCCCCTCCTGTCCATTCCGGTGCGTTTGTTCTCCCCACGGCCGAGCCGAcggagcggcagcagctgcggccgcctcgagTCCCTGACTCGTCCTTGACCGGGACCGTCTGGACGCCTCGCTCCGtccctctcgccgacgccgacacccACCGAGGAGTCGAAGGCGAGCCCGAGCTCGGACGCG CCGGCAGCCCGCCATCGCCCCCCGACGTCGTGCCCGAGGCTCGATGCGTTAGCTTCGCTCGTCGGAACCCTTCGTCCACCGACGCCGtcccctctcctcgtcgaacGATGAGGATTGcttccctcgtcggcctcgccgcacTCGCCGGCCCGTCGCacgccgtgctcgtgcctCGCGACTACGCCAACAATGACTACTACGTTATCCACATCGAGAAACGGGCATCCGTCGCGCCCATCGCCGACCACCTGAACATGGTGTACGAGCGTCAGCTCGGCGACCTACCCCACCACTACGTCTTCCGTGCACCCAAATCGGAGCACGACATCGTGCAGCgggagctgctcgagcggcggcggcgaaaaCGTGATCGGCCCGTCGACCTTCACCTCGATGCCATCCTGCTCTCGGCGAGACAGGAGCCCCGGATGCGCTTGAAGAAGCATGTCGTCGCGCCCCGTCACGAGGAACCTCTTCGCCCCCGCGCCCGGGggccgcccgcgcccgccgccctcgccgagcagcTTTCCGTCATGAAGGCGCTCGATATCGCCGACCCCATCTTCAAGGAGCAGTGGCACCTGTTCAACACGATCGAGCTCGGCCACGACGTCAACGTCACCGGCCTCTGGCTCGAGGGTGTCACCGGAAAGGGCGCGACCgtggccatcgtcgacgacggcgtcgacatgtACAGCGACGACCTCAAGGAGAACTACTTCGCCAAGGGATCCTGGGACTTCAACGACAGCGGCCCCGAGCCCAAGCCGCGCCTCTCCGACGACAGGCACGGCACCCGCTGCGCCGGTGAGGTGGCGGCCGTCCGCAACGACGtctgcggcgtcggcgtcgcctaCGACGCCAAGTTCGCCGGCATCCGCATCCTCAGCAAGCCCATcagcgacgccgacgaggccgaggccatgatCTACGGCTACCAGGAGAACCAGATCTACTCGTGCTCCTGGGGGccccgcgacgacggccgctccaTGGAGGCGCCCGGCGTCCTCATCCGCCGGGCCATGCTCCGCGGCATCCAGgagggccgcggcggcctcgggTCCATCTACGTCTTCGCCagcggcaacggcgccgcGAGCGACGACAACTGCAACTTTGACGGCTACACCAACTCCATCTACAgcatcaccgtcggcgccgtcgaccgcgCTGGCCAGCACCCCTACTACTCGGAGCTCTGCTCcgcccagctcgtcgtcacctacagcagcggcagcggcgattCCATC CACACGACCGACGTCGGCAAGAACCgttgcgccgtcggccatggcggcacctcggccgccgcgcccctggccgccggcatcttcgccctcgtcatggaGGTCCGCAACGACCTGACCTGGCGGGACGTGCAATACCTCGCCATGGAGACGGCCGTCACCGTGTCGGACGGCAAGGCCGACTGgcagacgacggccatcggcAAGCAGTTCAGCCACGTCTTCGGCTATGGCAAGATCGACTCCTACGCGCTCGTCCAGAAGGCCAAGACGTGGAAGAACGTCAAGCCCCAGGCCTGGTACTTCTCCCCCTGGCTCCACGTCAAGCAGGGCATCCCCGAGGGCGACAACGGTCTGCTCGTCCACTTTGAGGTCTCCCAGGAGATGCTGACGCAGGCGAACCTCGCCCGCGTCGAGCacgtcaccgtcaccatgAACGTGAACCACACCCGTCGCGGCGATCTCAGCGTCGACCTCATCAGCCCCGCCAACATCACTAGCCACATCGCGACGGCGCGGaaggacgacggcttcgtcggcggctaCGACAACTGGACCTTCATGAGCGTCGCCCACTG GGGCGAGACCGGCGTCGGGAGCTGGACACTGGTCATCCGGGACACGAAGGACAACGCGCACAAGGGAACCTTTGTGGACTGGCACCTGAAGCTGTGGGGCGAGAGCATCGACCCCCAAAAGGCGACGAAGCTCCCGATGCCGCAGGAGAACGACGATTCGACGCACGACCAGGTCGTGTCGACGGTCAgcgccacggccgccacgaCGTCGGTTCCCGCGCGGCCCGATGCCACCTCGGTCTTCTCGAAGCCATCCGATCACCCCGAGCGCCCGACGAGGCCCGGCGCCcaaccgccgacgacgcccgacgtgcccccctcgccgacgatggaagctggcgaggagacgacgacgacgtcggcgtcgacctggGTCGACAAGTTCCCCGCCTTCGGCGCCACCAAGCGCTTCTGGATCGGTggggccgccatcgccatcgccgtcttctgcgttggcctcggcgtctACCTGTTCGtcgcgcgccgtcggcgcatCAGGAACGACCTGCGGAACACGTACGAGTTTGAGctcatcgacgaggagcggcgCGACGGCCGCAAGGGCGGAGAGaagggcgtcgccggccgcggaCGCCGcacccgcggcggcgagctctaTGACGCCTTCGCCATGGGCAGCGATGACGAGTTCGACCAGTACAGGGACCGCTCCAGCGAGAGGCTggcgggcgtcgccgacgccgagcactactccgtcggcgaggcgagcgacgacgacgacgacgacgacgacgacgacgacgatgacgagaagGGAGAGGAGACGAGGCCGTTGGCTGGCGAGAACCGCTAG